A window of the Bacillota bacterium genome harbors these coding sequences:
- a CDS encoding CoA ester lyase, producing the protein MLFAPGSDSKKMNKAYGLEADAIILDLEDAVAYSQKASAREQVEEFLGSPPAKPTFVRVNDAKTPFILADLQAAAGKPITGIFLAKTESAEEVRHVDWLLSLLEGEQVPEKQKLELVPFLETSLGVEKAYDIACACPRVKRLALGGNDFTTDIGTPYSTTGDEFFYARSRLVVASRAAGIEAPLDTVCPFIKDTDSLQEDAKRAQRLGFQGKMVIHPNQIGPVNTIFSPSEEEIKNARKIVAAFEEAETKGTGVIQVDGKMVEYPIVNRARQVLAIASAKGLA; encoded by the coding sequence ATGCTTTTTGCCCCGGGCAGTGACAGCAAAAAAATGAACAAAGCCTATGGCCTGGAGGCGGATGCAATAATTCTCGATCTTGAGGACGCCGTGGCTTACAGCCAAAAAGCCTCGGCCAGGGAACAGGTTGAAGAATTCTTGGGCTCCCCCCCGGCAAAACCTACCTTTGTCCGTGTCAACGATGCTAAAACACCTTTTATATTGGCCGATTTACAGGCTGCTGCCGGCAAACCCATTACCGGAATTTTCCTTGCTAAAACTGAATCCGCCGAAGAGGTAAGGCACGTTGACTGGCTGCTTTCGCTCTTGGAAGGTGAACAGGTACCGGAAAAACAGAAACTTGAGCTGGTACCTTTCCTGGAAACTTCACTGGGCGTAGAAAAAGCCTATGACATAGCGTGCGCCTGCCCCAGAGTAAAAAGGCTCGCCTTAGGTGGCAATGACTTCACTACAGACATCGGAACTCCTTACTCCACCACCGGAGACGAATTTTTTTATGCTCGTTCCCGGCTGGTAGTTGCATCACGGGCCGCCGGTATCGAAGCTCCCTTAGATACAGTTTGCCCATTTATTAAGGATACCGACTCATTGCAGGAAGATGCCAAAAGAGCGCAACGTTTGGGCTTCCAGGGTAAAATGGTGATTCACCCCAATCAGATCGGGCCGGTCAATACAATATTCAGCCCCTCGGAAGAAGAAATCAAAAACGCCCGCAAAATTGTGGCAGCCTTTGAAGAAGCAGAAACCAAGGGCACCGGTGTAATTCAGGTAGACGGTAAAATGGTGGAATACCCCATTGTTAACCGTGCCAGGCAGGTGCTGGCCATTGCCAGCGCCAAAGGCCTTGCTTAA
- a CDS encoding DUF421 domain-containing protein — MLAIVLRTILIYFIMLAVVRLMGKREIGQLSPFDFVVAIMMAELAVLPMESPDIPLWHGIIPLVILVCLEIGISYMALHSHTVRGFLDGKPQIIIENGRILKKEMRKSRYNLNDLMAQLREKGVPNIEDVEFGILETSGRLSIIPRSQKRPITPADLGIQTKYEGMPLALVMDGVVMHTNLDMCGLNEKWLFEKLNETGMALADIFLAMLDTQGELYVVPKDNFKDNFHVQKKKE, encoded by the coding sequence ATGTTAGCAATTGTGCTGAGAACCATTCTAATCTACTTTATCATGCTGGCGGTAGTCCGGCTGATGGGAAAAAGGGAGATAGGCCAGTTATCACCCTTTGATTTTGTGGTGGCCATTATGATGGCTGAGTTGGCTGTATTACCCATGGAGTCACCTGACATTCCATTATGGCATGGCATAATACCTTTAGTGATATTAGTCTGCTTAGAAATAGGCATTTCCTATATGGCCTTACACAGTCATACAGTGCGGGGCTTTTTAGACGGAAAGCCTCAAATTATCATTGAAAACGGCAGAATTCTCAAAAAGGAAATGCGAAAGAGCCGTTATAACCTTAATGATCTGATGGCCCAGTTAAGGGAAAAGGGGGTTCCCAATATAGAGGATGTGGAGTTTGGGATTTTGGAAACGTCGGGAAGGCTCAGCATTATTCCCAGATCTCAAAAACGTCCCATAACGCCTGCGGATTTGGGTATCCAGACCAAATACGAAGGTATGCCTTTGGCACTGGTTATGGACGGGGTGGTTATGCACACTAATCTTGATATGTGCGGTCTGAATGAGAAATGGCTGTTTGAAAAGCTAAACGAAACCGGTATGGCCCTGGCCGATATTTTTCTGGCCATGCTGGATACCCAGGGGGAGCTTTATGTTGTTCCTAAAGATAATTTTAAAGATAATTTCCATGTACAGAAAAAGAAGGAATAA
- a CDS encoding ComEA family DNA-binding protein: MYQLERKHLTILLIVAALVLLGGGYKLVSLSQAENNKGQDVLIDANSTGQEMNSLKSTENSGNEEQTEEAKEIYVHVVGAVERPGVYRLPEGSRVVDAINKAVAAPEARLDLINLAAPLPDGVQVTVLSEEEYQESLSTAAGSVDVTAPVQGFTGTSFKQSSGGNSGQGLVNINTAGQGELETLSGIGPALAGRIIDYRENTRFLSPEDIRNVSGIGEKRFEQIKDKITVN; the protein is encoded by the coding sequence ATATACCAGCTGGAAAGAAAGCATTTAACAATACTTTTAATAGTAGCTGCCTTGGTGCTTTTGGGCGGCGGGTACAAGTTAGTATCACTATCGCAGGCGGAAAACAATAAAGGACAAGATGTATTAATAGATGCAAATTCCACAGGGCAGGAAATGAATTCCTTGAAATCGACGGAAAATTCCGGTAATGAAGAACAAACAGAAGAAGCAAAAGAAATATATGTCCATGTGGTAGGAGCAGTTGAAAGACCCGGTGTTTACAGGCTTCCTGAGGGGTCAAGGGTAGTGGATGCCATTAATAAGGCTGTTGCTGCCCCGGAAGCCCGACTGGATCTTATCAATTTAGCGGCACCGTTGCCTGATGGCGTACAGGTTACGGTTTTATCAGAAGAAGAGTATCAAGAATCATTGTCCACTGCTGCAGGCAGTGTGGATGTGACGGCGCCCGTTCAAGGCTTTACCGGTACATCTTTTAAGCAGAGCAGCGGCGGCAATTCCGGTCAGGGACTGGTAAACATAAATACCGCCGGCCAGGGCGAACTGGAGACGCTTTCCGGCATTGGGCCGGCCTTGGCCGGGAGAATCATCGATTACAGAGAGAATACAAGATTTTTGTCCCCGGAGGATATTCGAAACGTTTCGGGGATCGGGGAAAAACGGTTTGAACAGATTAAGGATAAGATTACAGTTAACTGA
- a CDS encoding DNA internalization-related competence protein ComEC/Rec2, translating into MKRIAIIAIKQIINGSNAVSRPLLVLVLAFTVGILVSGLLEPGLFLIFGLCLLVFLVAVYSFFVGRRGTGLLVALLALLLGLLTGGLAWQGIDQSILKYCDHYVIIGGTVRQAPEYRLDSIEYVMDVETVRVNGKMYANSGGVLVRVKGKQGKFGYGDRLQVEGVLYRPSTPGNPGSFNYRKYLARQNIVALTTVEPDHVQRLAKGAPGLLGAAAVMREKMMQIARDTLSPTHAAMLNGMMFGSRGEIPRDLQQAFSQSGLAHVLCVSGLHVGLVLGGLLIVLRMIGTPVSWLPAVITPILLFYGAMTGFGPAVLRATVMALMLLWGHRLGRERDWPTTLALAALIILALNPLQLYEVGFQLSFAATWGILYLGPWLQSKMEQWRLPSWIKSILQVTVSAQLGTLPIVIQYFNLVSAASIISNLVALPLTGIILLMGFAAGVTGLIIPLAAQVINAGTDILLSIYEWLVLTIRNIPVASHYTAPLPWWGIAAWYAGLVTVVEWCRVRPLIPISGSRKSWAAISVTCLVALAIWHGSKGNNLEVHFIDVGQGDSILVRLPGGKDMLVDTGGWFGDFDGEPGVGDYVVVPYLRRLGINKLDAVVLSHFHEDHAGGLRAVMKAINVAVLIVPPLDTELDANTGVQEIFAVASQKNIPVRFGNYGDKLFPDSPVKISCLGPLQEPLDGTRSDLNNNSLVLFVDYKNTEFLLSGDIEEEMQEKLVEMGVLQAVEVLKVAHHGSRYASPAFLEQTVPRVAIISVGEGNRFNLPSQEIISLLETMQVTIYRTDRDGAVIVSSNGKGLTIKTGR; encoded by the coding sequence ATGAAACGTATAGCAATCATTGCAATAAAACAAATAATTAACGGAAGCAACGCTGTGAGCCGACCTCTTTTAGTGCTGGTACTGGCATTCACTGTTGGTATTTTGGTGTCCGGTCTTTTAGAGCCCGGGCTCTTTTTGATTTTCGGATTATGCTTACTAGTTTTTTTGGTGGCCGTTTATAGTTTCTTTGTTGGTCGCAGAGGCACCGGGCTGTTAGTAGCCTTGCTGGCGCTTTTGTTAGGTTTATTGACAGGCGGTTTAGCCTGGCAGGGAATAGATCAAAGTATACTTAAATATTGTGATCACTACGTAATTATAGGAGGGACAGTGAGACAGGCTCCCGAATACCGTCTTGACTCCATAGAGTACGTCATGGATGTTGAAACAGTGCGGGTAAACGGTAAGATGTATGCAAATTCCGGGGGCGTACTGGTAAGGGTAAAGGGAAAGCAAGGAAAGTTTGGTTACGGTGACAGGCTTCAGGTCGAGGGTGTTTTATACAGGCCTTCCACGCCAGGAAACCCAGGTTCGTTCAATTATCGCAAATACCTTGCCCGGCAAAATATTGTGGCTTTAACCACAGTAGAGCCTGACCATGTGCAAAGGCTGGCTAAGGGGGCACCGGGATTGCTCGGTGCTGCCGCAGTAATGCGGGAAAAAATGATGCAAATTGCCAGGGATACTCTTTCACCCACCCACGCGGCCATGTTGAACGGAATGATGTTTGGCTCCAGGGGAGAAATCCCACGTGATTTGCAGCAAGCATTTTCCCAATCCGGGCTGGCCCATGTACTTTGCGTCAGTGGACTACATGTAGGCTTGGTGCTGGGAGGGCTTTTAATAGTATTGAGGATGATAGGTACTCCCGTTTCCTGGCTGCCCGCCGTGATCACACCGATACTATTGTTTTATGGGGCTATGACAGGGTTTGGCCCGGCGGTATTACGTGCCACCGTAATGGCACTGATGCTTTTATGGGGGCACCGCCTGGGGAGAGAAAGAGACTGGCCCACCACGCTGGCGCTGGCTGCCTTAATCATCCTGGCTTTAAATCCTCTGCAGCTTTATGAAGTAGGTTTTCAGCTTTCCTTTGCCGCCACATGGGGCATTTTATATCTGGGGCCCTGGCTGCAATCAAAAATGGAACAGTGGCGGCTGCCCAGTTGGATAAAATCTATTCTCCAGGTTACGGTCTCTGCCCAGCTGGGTACCCTACCCATAGTAATACAATACTTTAATCTGGTGTCCGCCGCTTCCATAATAAGCAACCTGGTGGCATTGCCACTGACGGGTATTATCCTTTTAATGGGGTTTGCGGCAGGGGTAACGGGTCTTATCATACCCTTGGCTGCGCAGGTTATTAATGCGGGAACAGACATTTTATTAAGCATCTATGAATGGCTGGTTTTGACCATTAGAAATATCCCGGTAGCTTCACATTACACTGCCCCCTTGCCCTGGTGGGGAATCGCTGCCTGGTATGCGGGGCTGGTCACCGTGGTGGAATGGTGCCGGGTGCGGCCATTAATACCCATTTCGGGCTCTCGTAAGTCCTGGGCGGCAATAAGTGTTACCTGCCTGGTGGCCCTGGCAATTTGGCACGGTAGTAAAGGAAATAATTTGGAAGTTCACTTTATCGATGTGGGGCAGGGAGACAGTATACTGGTACGCCTGCCCGGCGGAAAGGACATGCTGGTGGATACCGGGGGCTGGTTCGGAGACTTTGACGGTGAACCGGGTGTGGGCGACTACGTGGTGGTTCCCTATTTGCGCAGGTTGGGTATAAATAAGCTTGACGCCGTGGTTTTATCCCACTTTCATGAAGATCATGCCGGTGGATTAAGAGCGGTTATGAAGGCTATAAACGTAGCTGTGTTGATTGTCCCACCGCTGGATACGGAATTAGATGCCAACACCGGTGTTCAAGAAATTTTTGCCGTGGCCAGCCAAAAAAATATCCCTGTCCGTTTTGGCAATTACGGTGACAAACTGTTCCCGGACAGCCCGGTTAAAATCTCTTGTTTGGGCCCTTTACAAGAACCTCTTGACGGGACCAGATCTGACCTTAACAATAATTCCCTGGTATTGTTTGTGGATTACAAGAATACCGAATTCTTATTGTCCGGCGATATTGAAGAAGAAATGCAGGAGAAACTGGTAGAAATGGGAGTGCTACAGGCAGTGGAAGTACTAAAAGTGGCCCATCACGGAAGCAGGTATGCCTCACCTGCCTTTTTGGAACAAACTGTACCAAGGGTAGCGATAATTTCAGTGGGGGAGGGGAATAGGTTTAATTTACCCAGTCAGGAAATAATTTCCCTTTTAGAAACCATGCAGGTGACAATATACCGCACTGACCGGGACGGCGCGGTGATAGTAAGTTCCAACGGTAAGGGACTTACTATCAAAACCGGCCGCTAA
- a CDS encoding sulfate transporter, whose translation MKTQTEPTAPTKLKNKFDRMEWAGAFGDLGTLIPFIVGYITVMKMDPLGVLFMFGILMIIGGSYYKTPLPIQPMKAIGGAAITSAGALTPSMVLGAGIFTGFFWLIMGLTGMLNHISKIATKPVIRGIVLGLGLLFVKDGIQKMQSDLAIAIFALLLTFFLLKGKKVPAMFVLLVVGVAVAIFRDPTLFGQLAQIKIGFRMPELAVASVTWQDFVKGTLILGIPQIPLTLGNAVIAITAENNRLFPDRPVTEKKIAVSQGIMNLVSPIFGGTPMCHGAGGMAGHVRFGARTGGSLVILGCILLVLALFFSNSVALIFKIFPECILGVILLFAGLELAVSARDVGREKEDFYILLVTAGFGMWNMGAGFLAGIALQELLKRKIIAV comes from the coding sequence ATGAAAACTCAAACGGAACCAACCGCACCAACAAAGCTTAAAAACAAATTTGACCGCATGGAGTGGGCCGGTGCCTTTGGTGACCTGGGCACCCTTATACCTTTTATAGTTGGCTACATAACGGTAATGAAGATGGACCCGCTCGGGGTATTGTTTATGTTTGGTATCTTAATGATTATCGGGGGCTCGTATTATAAGACTCCACTGCCCATCCAGCCCATGAAGGCTATAGGCGGTGCAGCCATTACCAGTGCCGGGGCATTGACACCAAGTATGGTGTTAGGGGCAGGAATTTTCACCGGTTTTTTCTGGCTTATTATGGGGTTAACGGGAATGCTAAATCACATTTCCAAAATAGCAACCAAGCCGGTGATAAGAGGTATTGTACTTGGCCTGGGGCTTTTGTTCGTTAAAGATGGTATACAAAAGATGCAGAGTGATTTGGCAATTGCCATATTTGCCTTGCTGCTTACATTTTTCTTGCTCAAGGGTAAAAAGGTTCCGGCTATGTTTGTTCTTCTCGTTGTGGGCGTAGCAGTAGCCATTTTCCGTGATCCTACTCTATTTGGTCAGCTGGCACAAATTAAAATAGGTTTTAGAATGCCTGAACTGGCCGTGGCCAGTGTAACATGGCAGGACTTTGTCAAAGGGACACTAATACTCGGTATACCTCAAATACCACTCACACTGGGGAACGCCGTCATTGCTATCACTGCTGAAAATAATAGGCTCTTTCCGGACAGGCCGGTAACCGAAAAGAAAATTGCCGTTTCGCAGGGCATAATGAACCTGGTATCACCTATTTTCGGCGGCACCCCCATGTGTCACGGGGCGGGCGGTATGGCCGGTCACGTCAGGTTCGGGGCTAGAACCGGCGGATCCCTTGTAATACTTGGTTGCATACTACTTGTATTGGCTCTTTTCTTTAGCAACTCAGTAGCCCTTATCTTTAAAATCTTTCCCGAGTGCATACTGGGTGTAATTCTTTTATTTGCCGGTCTTGAGCTAGCGGTAAGTGCCAGAGATGTGGGTAGAGAGAAAGAAGACTTTTATATCCTTCTCGTTACGGCTGGATTTGGGATGTGGAATATGGGAGCAGGTTTCTTAGCCGGCATCGCGCTGCAAGAACTGCTTAAGCGCAAAATAATAGCTGTGTAA